The sequence AAAGTACTAACAAGGGCAGGTGCTGATTTTGGTTTGGTGAATGTTTCTGGTCAATCTGCATGTTCAATTGCAGAGGCAAACAAGTGGTCACATGGTTTTCAACAGGCATTGCTAGATACAATCCGAAAAGGCAAGATACCAAAATCCGGCAATGTTTCTGTGTTTTCGCCGTTATTGTTCACAGCTCAAGCTGGGGATGCGGAAGCACTGAAAACTCTAGTTGAATCTGGAGAGTTTGATCTTGACTATCAAGATGAGAGAGGCTTCTCTGCAGTTATGGTTACTGCTCTAAATGGCCATGCTGAATCATTTCGGTTGCTTGTATATGCTGGTGCTGATGTGAAGTTATGCAATAAATATGGTGAAACAGCAATAACTCTATCTAAACTGAATCAGAACTGTGACCTATTTGAACAGGTCATGCTTGAATTTGCAATTGAAAAGGGCAATCGCAATGCCTGTGGCTTCTACGCTTTACATTGTGCAGCTCGTCGTGGCGACTTGGATGCTGTCAAATTGCTCACAAACAAAGGCTATGATGTGAATGTCCCTGATGGGGAGGACTACACTCCTCTTATGTTAGCAGCAAGGGAAGGCCATGCATCCATTTGCAAACTTCTGATTTCGTGCGGTGCTCATTGCAATGCTAAGAATTCTAGAGGGGAAACTCCACTTCTATTTGCAAGGAAATCTTCAGGAGGGTGTAAAAATGAAGCACAGGCCGTTATTCTAGACGAATTAGCGCGAAAACTGGTGCTACATGGCTCCTATGTATTGAAGCACACAAAATGCGGGAAGGGCTCCCCACATGGGAAACAAATAAGGATGTTAGGATCTGCAGGTGTTCTTTGTTGGGGGAAATCAAGCAGCAGAAACGTGATGTGCCGTGAGGCAGAGTTAGGGGCAAGTTCGACATTGCGTAGAAACAGGTACAAGAAAGGTGATGCAGATGAACCTGGAATGTTTAGAGTGCTCACGAACAAGAACAAGGAAGTGCATTTTGTATGTGATGGGGGTTTAGAAGTTGCTGAGCTTTGGGTCAGAGGTATAAAACTTGTAACGAAAGAGGCTTATTTTGTTAAGGGATCCATCTCATAAGTATAGCATTGTGGAGGGGGGTTGTTTAGGATGTATAGATGTTTTGAATTAATAGTTTAATACTTCTTCTCGAAGTATTTTAGCTGCTCTTTATTATTGTAGAGATTTTAATCTCTAGCAGTTGTACATCCTTTTGTTTTATTTCGTTTGTTTTAGGACGTGTTGGCTTACAGATGCTGATTGCATGTGCTGTGTAGCCTGTGTTTGCTTCGTTTTAAGGTCACACCTCCAACACTGCAAGTTTTACCAGATTTACCTTAATACTCATTACTCAAATAGGTTTCCCACTTTCCCCTACTAGGCTaggctaaaaaattttgatatggaaGGAAAATGAGTGATATACTTTAACATAGTAATTTTTGACCATGCgagttgtttgattttaaaattttgcttaAGAAATCGCATGGTCCGACTTGTGGTTGGGCAAATATGAATTTCGGGAAGTTAGAAAACGGACCCTCCGAGTTATTTGTTGTTgtcaatttttttatgaaatagaATATCAAACGCAATTCGGACCGTCCGTTTACTGATGGAGAACTCGTATGGTCCGAGTTCTGTTCCACTGACACCACATGGCTGTGAAGCACCTGTATTCTCTATATCCGAGTCCAACACTACTTTTGCTtccatatttaaattaaaaagtgacTAGACTACTGGTACTAGTCTCCTAGAACAccaatattatttaaaataaagtaTAAACGATAAATATGTCtctaactttttattttgaagatAAATAAGTTTTAAAACGCGAGACATCTAAATTCCTTTGGAGACCGATTTGTTCCAATATATTTTAGATGGAAGAATTTAAATATCTCATATTTTAGAAGATTAGAGAcgattttatattttcaattaatcACAGACTTATGTgtctttaaattaaaaagttagggatctatttatctttttctctatTATCTAACACATTATAAATATATGTCATGATTATTAATGtaaaaattttatttcattttaattttatcacataatataaaatattttaaatttttataaaaattatatatatataattaattactaaattaattatttatctaaaataaatattaaaaaataaaatatatattaaaaataatttaaataatatatattcatgtctaaatatataataactgatTTAGTAAATTTTTGTAGTGGTttagatttttatattaatttgtcTGAATCTTGGGAGGCACTCTGGTGTGAGCGAGCGCTGTTTTAAGTTTTAACAGCTCCTTCCTTCTCTGATATTTCGTACATGGTAGCAGAAAACTCAGACACACCACCGAAAGCAGCGAGAagaacgagagagagagagagagaatgtcaTACTCAAGGTTCCTCAGCTCAAGTAAAGGCCCTTTGTGGGTTGCAGCTTACTGTTTCAAGCACCTCAAGAAAGCTCAAATCCTTCAGACTCACATTCCTTCCTCTGTTGGTTAGTCCTCttattcttctctttctttctgcTCTTCCAACCCCTTCCAGAAATGAAGGACAAACCTTTTCTAAAATTTTCCTAAGCTCGCAAAACCCGAACTTTTAAACATGGTTTCATTTCTTCATTGCTTCtatctttctttgatttttttcttttgttcccTTACTCTTAGCTTAGAATAATCCTAATTCttgtttctatgctttttccGCACAAACAATGGTGGCAGGTAAGAGTGTGTTTACACATTTTTGTATGTGTTTGTTTGcgtgtttatttattattatcatttatttatttttttcgtgTGTAATTTTCGTGTGTATGTAAGTAATTTGGGAAATTGGTCACAAAGGAGCTGTTTCTAGATAGGGTTTGTTGCAAAATTGGTGAAATTGTTATGCTGGACAAAGAAATTTGTGTATGGTTGTGGTACTGAATCATTTTACTTGTGTTCGTTTACTGTTTGATCTTTGGGGCTGCGTTTGGAACGAGAGAAATAGGGTGAGATAGGACACTGAGACTGTGGCACTGAAGACAGAGAGATACATTAGAGTTAACAAATTCTTTGGAGCCAAGTTTCAACCAAAATATAGACACAcattaaaatcaagttgttgcaCATTCATGGCTCCTCTTGCTTCACGAATGCTAGCTAAGTCTTACTCTGACAATAAACTTTAGTCCATCCATCTCTGTCTCAATGCTACACTGCTACCAAACATCTACCTCCATTACTCTCAGACACTAACCTAACAAAACGTAGCCTGGTATAACAGAATGTCTTGCCCCTTTAGGTGAAATCGTTGAGTTGTTATGGTAAAATATGAAGAAACTCATATGAAGACTGAAAATGGACCGTGGAAAGGGAGGGGAGGAGTATAACAAAGTTACCTGCTCCATTATTTGGGTTATTAAAGGGAAtgaaattaaaacattttttttttaatcttgttAGTTTATAAATATTGGGAGTTTGGGACAGAAGGATATAGTTTCCAGTTGTAATTTTTTGTTTTCCAATAGACCTCAAATTTGGGGGGAAACTAAAATAGTCTTTTCAGGGGGAATAGATCCTCCTtggtttgttttcttttttatttcttatagTTTTAAGCTGCCAAATGAGGGAGCACATTTCCTTTTCCTTCCCCTGATTACCTATCATAcaggttttttattttgtttttataaattattttattttatttttcccatTGGTTTATAACTTTTAGATTTTATTGTTAGCAACTTAGCAGTATGGTAAAATTGGTTACAACTTAAAGTTTTATTTGCAAAAGGAAAGCATGTTGCAGTGACCTGATTTTTACACACGTATGGTGTGAAACAATTTGTTGGTTGGGACTCACAAATGTGAATGCTTATGTTGTTCAAAGATGCCAAGATAAGGTGGATCTTGCACTCAAACAATTCCAGGTGCAAAGGGTGTGAAATCTGATACCTTGTCCATTAATTTTTACCTCATCACATCAAACTGAATATATTTCCTTGGCTGTTGAAGTGTTAATGATTTGAGTAACTGTTTCcaaatagagaaaaagaaaatcaaatttcTCAGTGAAAGCAAGCTTAACAATCAGATGCAAACAAGTACTTGTTTGTTAAGAATAGTTCTTGTTCATGACACTTAACTGCCCTAGTTGTTATTCATTAGCTATTCACTGGTTGAGTGCTTTCCTAAACTGTTTGTGTATGTTTAATCCAATTTTATTTCAATGCTGTATCCTaattgatattttaatattatataactTGTGTGATCCTTTTGCTTGAACCTAGCATCCTTATTACACGAGTCAGGAATTTAGGTTAGATAGTATGTGACCTTTCTCCACTATGTATTTTCTGTTTTCAATGAATAATCTACTGTCAGATCTTCTATTCTATTGTTTCTACTGGTTGTAGATTATCTTGGATGATGGACTTCTTATACTCCTATTGGTTGTGTGAGGCTATATTTTCAACTCTGATTCCCAGGACACTCTTTTTGCCAATTGGAATGGTCCTGGGGCCAAGGGACAATGATGTGATGTAACTGAAAtattaagattttaaattttctCGAGTCTTGACTGCAATgtatattgatttcttttattttatttgcctttCAAAATGATTATTTTCATCTAATTAAACCTGAGGTTTGCCACATGGCTTAGTGCTTATTGAAATAATTTTTATGAATTTCTAAGTGCTGAAATAAACTGTCTTGCGGAATCTGGGAGTATGTTATGTAGCTGACTTCAGTTTttgttttttggtattttttaactTTCTGCAGACAAGATTTTGCAGGATGAAATGAATGCTATCTCCTATAGAGTGCTTGCCTATCTTCTTCTTGGTGTTGTCAGAATATATTCAAAGAAGGCTGAATATTTGTTAGATGATTGCAATGGGATGCTTGTTAGAATCAATAAGTTCGTGATCAAAACAAAAGACAAAGCACCCATGGAAACAATGCGGATGTCTGTTATTATACCAGACAGATTTGAGCTGGATGCTTTTGATCTAGACATACTTGAAGATGCTGGCGGGTAAGATATTATTAGTTTTACAAGTTTCATGTTGATAGAATTTTATTGACAttttgcactttttttttttatttctgttcATTACAGAGGCCATATTGCTTCACAGGAGGAAATTACTCTTAAAGGTACCTATAATTGCTTGAAAATCTTCCTGTCAAAGTAAGATTAATGTTAGTTTATGTAATATGCTGTGTTCTGAAACAGATGTTGTGTGTAGCAATGAGGGATTTGGGCTGTTTTCTCTAGACAAGGTATGTCTTCCATGTGTTCCATAGTTCTACTTTTGAACTACGCACCACATTATTATTCGTAttcttattgttgttgttgcctCACCGAGTAATTTTTTccctctttattttattttatttttttaaatcttgGGATCTTCACTGATACTTTTACCTCATCAAAGCTTTATTAAAACTAAGTGGGTTCAGTTGCATTAATCAAATGAGACTATTTTCTCCCCTTTGAAAAAAACTGTCTGTGGACCAACCATATAAATCAAGGTCATTCCTAATGGTTTGCCTTTAGTTTTTttctaattctttttctttctctacatTTAACTATAATAGTGCCTTCTATTTGTTCTACATTTCTTACTGGGGTTTCTATATGTTTCCTCCATAGTTGAACAAACCATGTAACGGTAGTTTCTACCATATTTTTATAATTGATCTTATCCACAGCTTTTTTTATCTGAGTTGATAAGTTATCACTTTCCCTATAAAACATTCTCATCTCTGCAATATTTAGCTAGGTTTATGCTGCCCAACATTTAGTTTCGTATAACATTGTAAATCTTATAGTTGTGTGTAAATCTTTTTCCTTTAACTCAGGCTGCATTCGGTTAGTGTTTACCCTGagatatagatatagatatagatatagatatagaCATAGACGTAGA is a genomic window of Arachis ipaensis cultivar K30076 chromosome B06, Araip1.1, whole genome shotgun sequence containing:
- the LOC107647442 gene encoding uncharacterized protein LOC107647442 isoform X1; translated protein: MLLKAGASQPACEEALVEASCHGQAGYAELLMSTDLIRPHVAVHALVTACCRGFVDVIRMLIKRGVDINATDRVLLQSLKPSLHANVDCTALVAAVIHRQLPVVDLLLKNGARIDSEVRLGAWSWDISTGEELRVGAGLGEPYDIAWCAVEYFERSGAILRLILQHISSKNPHHGRTLLHHAVLCGNDEAVRALLEFGDSVESPVKTTNKAEFLPLHMASRLGFPTIIQCLIDFGCDLNSITDSGDTALMICAKYKQEECLKVLTRAGADFGLVNVSGQSACSIAEANKWSHGFQQALLDTIRKGKIPKSGNVSVFSPLLFTAQAGDAEALKTLVESGEFDLDYQDERGFSAVMVTALNGHAESFRLLVYAGADVKLCNKYGETAITLSKLNQNCDLFEQVMLEFAIEKGNRNACGFYALHCAARRGDLDAVKLLTNKGYDVNVPDGEDYTPLMLAAREGHASICKLLISCGAHCNAKNSRGETPLLFARKSSGGCKNEAQAVILDELARKLVLHGSYVLKHTKCGKGSPHGKQIRMLGSAGVLCWGKSSSRNVMCREAELGASSTLRRNRYKKGDADEPGMFRVLTNKNKEVHFVCDGGLEVAELWVRGIKLVTKEAYFVKGSIS
- the LOC107647442 gene encoding uncharacterized protein LOC107647442 isoform X2, which codes for MESRLPNNFFMRGVDINATDRVLLQSLKPSLHANVDCTALVAAVIHRQLPVVDLLLKNGARIDSEVRLGAWSWDISTGEELRVGAGLGEPYDIAWCAVEYFERSGAILRLILQHISSKNPHHGRTLLHHAVLCGNDEAVRALLEFGDSVESPVKTTNKAEFLPLHMASRLGFPTIIQCLIDFGCDLNSITDSGDTALMICAKYKQEECLKVLTRAGADFGLVNVSGQSACSIAEANKWSHGFQQALLDTIRKGKIPKSGNVSVFSPLLFTAQAGDAEALKTLVESGEFDLDYQDERGFSAVMVTALNGHAESFRLLVYAGADVKLCNKYGETAITLSKLNQNCDLFEQVMLEFAIEKGNRNACGFYALHCAARRGDLDAVKLLTNKGYDVNVPDGEDYTPLMLAAREGHASICKLLISCGAHCNAKNSRGETPLLFARKSSGGCKNEAQAVILDELARKLVLHGSYVLKHTKCGKGSPHGKQIRMLGSAGVLCWGKSSSRNVMCREAELGASSTLRRNRYKKGDADEPGMFRVLTNKNKEVHFVCDGGLEVAELWVRGIKLVTKEAYFVKGSIS